In Paracoccaceae bacterium Fryx2, a single genomic region encodes these proteins:
- a CDS encoding LysR family transcriptional regulator, with protein sequence MARNLDLTALRSFMAIADAGGVTRAAGFLNLTQSAVSMQIKRLEDVLQVPLLDRSARKVVLTPPGEQLLGYARRMLALNDEVFGRLTHDVHEGEVVLGVPHDIVYPAIPQVLQQFNRDFPRMRVTLLSSFTRVLLAQFGRGECDVILTTEDGVGEGGETLAELPLVWIGAPGGSAWKSRPLRLAFEHNCIFRQGVQAALDRAGIGWEMAVESDSSRTIEASVSADLAVHAALAGSEPPHVERIAHGGALPDLARTKVNLYVADPVHSPAVGALANLIRRAYAGRAAEGKFSTKI encoded by the coding sequence ATGGCTCGCAATCTGGATCTGACGGCCCTGCGCTCTTTCATGGCGATCGCCGACGCGGGCGGGGTGACGCGCGCGGCGGGGTTCCTGAACCTGACGCAGTCGGCGGTGTCGATGCAGATCAAGCGGCTGGAGGATGTGCTGCAGGTGCCGCTGCTCGACCGTTCGGCGCGCAAGGTTGTGCTGACGCCGCCGGGCGAGCAGTTGCTGGGCTATGCGCGGCGGATGCTGGCGCTGAATGACGAGGTGTTCGGGCGGCTGACTCATGACGTGCACGAGGGCGAGGTGGTGCTGGGCGTGCCGCATGACATTGTCTATCCCGCGATTCCGCAGGTGCTGCAGCAATTCAACCGCGACTTTCCCCGGATGCGGGTCACGCTGCTGTCGTCCTTTACCCGCGTGCTGCTGGCGCAGTTCGGGCGCGGCGAGTGCGACGTGATCCTGACCACCGAGGACGGGGTGGGCGAGGGCGGCGAGACGCTGGCGGAACTGCCGCTGGTATGGATCGGCGCGCCGGGGGGCTCGGCGTGGAAAAGCCGGCCGCTGCGGCTGGCGTTCGAGCACAACTGCATCTTCCGCCAGGGTGTGCAGGCGGCGCTGGACAGGGCCGGGATCGGCTGGGAGATGGCGGTGGAATCCGACAGCTCGCGCACCATCGAAGCCTCGGTCAGCGCCGATCTGGCCGTCCATGCCGCCCTTGCGGGGTCGGAGCCGCCGCATGTGGAACGGATCGCCCATGGCGGGGCGCTGCCCGATCTGGCGCGCACCAAGGTCAATCTCTATGTGGCCGACCCGGTCCACAGCCCGGCGGTCGGCGCGCTGGCCAATCTGATTCGGCGCGCCTACGCGGGGCGGGCGGCGGAGGGCAAATTTTCTACGAAAATTTAG
- a CDS encoding DUF1127 domain-containing protein, producing MFASLHTAQLTCSGLQSGRMLPVGGFFHRLLRTAELSRIARRQRDALARLDDHALEDIGLTRDEAFAEANRPLWDVPNAWRR from the coding sequence ATGTTCGCCTCGCTCCACACCGCCCAACTGACCTGCTCGGGCCTTCAGTCCGGCCGCATGTTGCCGGTCGGCGGGTTTTTCCATCGCCTGCTGCGCACCGCCGAGTTGAGCCGGATCGCGCGTCGCCAGCGCGACGCCCTGGCCCGGCTGGACGATCACGCCCTTGAAGACATCGGCCTGACCCGCGACGAGGCTTTCGCAGAAGCCAACCGGCCGCTTTGGGACGTGCCGAACGCCTGGCGCCGCTGA
- a CDS encoding Bax inhibitor-1/YccA family protein: MAEYQTIRSVGAGARTAQIDVGLRAHMNKVYGLMSVAMLLTGGVAWAVGTNEALLQAIFATPLKWLVMFAPLIMVFAFSAMINRLSVGAAQLFFYVFAAAMGLSISYIFAIYTGVSIAQTFLITAIAFAGLSLYGYTTKKDLSGMGTFLMMGLIGLIVAMILNIFLGSPALMFAISAIGVLIFAGLTAYDTQNIKTTYLEHAQAGDQEWLGKAAIMGALRLYLDFINLFMFLLSFLGNRE, translated from the coding sequence ATGGCTGAATATCAAACGATCCGTTCGGTCGGCGCAGGCGCCCGCACCGCCCAGATCGACGTCGGGCTGCGTGCCCACATGAACAAGGTCTACGGGCTGATGTCCGTGGCGATGCTGCTGACCGGCGGCGTGGCCTGGGCTGTCGGCACCAATGAGGCGCTGCTTCAGGCGATCTTCGCCACGCCGCTGAAATGGCTCGTGATGTTCGCGCCGCTGATCATGGTCTTCGCCTTCAGTGCGATGATCAACCGCCTCTCGGTCGGTGCGGCACAGCTTTTCTTCTACGTCTTCGCCGCGGCGATGGGCCTGTCGATAAGCTACATCTTCGCCATCTATACCGGCGTGTCGATCGCGCAGACCTTCCTGATCACCGCAATCGCCTTCGCGGGCCTGTCGCTTTACGGTTACACCACCAAGAAGGACCTGTCCGGCATGGGTACCTTCCTGATGATGGGCCTGATCGGGCTGATCGTGGCAATGATCCTCAACATCTTCCTCGGCTCGCCTGCCCTGATGTTCGCCATCTCGGCGATCGGCGTGCTGATCTTCGCGGGTCTGACCGCCTACGACACGCAGAACATCAAGACCACCTATCTGGAGCACGCGCAGGCGGGCGATCAGGAATGGCTGGGCAAGGCCGCCATCATGGGCGCGCTGCGGCTCTACCTCGACTTCATCAACCTGTTCATGTTCCTGCTGAGCTTCCTCGGCAACCGCGAATAG
- a CDS encoding VIT family protein has product MQRPELHFIDRVTWLRAAVLGANDGIVSTASLIVGVAAAATGRSEILVAGAAGLAAGALSMAAGEYVSVSSQADTEASDLARERGELATLPAGELAELTAIYESRGVDPALARQVAAQLTAHDALGAHARDELGISEATAARPLLAAVASAAAFALGAALPLGAAVLAPEPQLVVGVTTLSLGALAVLGALGARAGGAPIGRGVLRVTFWGAIAMAVTALVGSLFGAVV; this is encoded by the coding sequence ATGCAGAGACCCGAACTTCATTTCATTGATCGCGTCACCTGGTTGCGCGCGGCGGTGCTGGGGGCCAATGACGGCATCGTGTCGACGGCAAGCCTGATCGTCGGGGTGGCCGCGGCGGCCACCGGGCGGTCGGAGATCCTGGTGGCGGGGGCGGCCGGACTGGCGGCGGGGGCCTTGTCGATGGCCGCCGGGGAATATGTCTCGGTGTCGTCGCAGGCCGATACCGAGGCCAGCGACCTTGCGCGCGAGCGGGGCGAGCTTGCCACCCTGCCTGCGGGCGAACTGGCGGAACTGACCGCCATTTACGAAAGCCGGGGTGTGGACCCCGCCTTGGCGCGTCAGGTCGCGGCGCAGCTGACCGCGCATGATGCGCTTGGCGCACATGCCCGCGACGAGTTGGGGATCAGCGAAGCCACGGCGGCACGGCCGCTGCTGGCGGCGGTGGCCTCGGCTGCGGCCTTTGCGCTGGGTGCGGCCCTGCCGCTGGGGGCGGCAGTGCTTGCCCCCGAGCCGCAGTTGGTGGTCGGGGTCACGACGCTGTCGCTGGGGGCCCTGGCCGTGCTGGGTGCGCTTGGGGCGCGGGCGGGCGGCGCGCCGATCGGGCGGGGGGTTCTGCGGGTCACCTTCTGGGGGGCCATTGCCATGGCCGTCACGGCGCTGGTCGGCAGCCTGTTCGGCGCCGTGGTGTGA
- the rpmG gene encoding 50S ribosomal protein L33: protein MAKPATIKIRLNSTAGTGHFYVTEKNARTMTEKMVVRKYDPVKREHVEYKEGKIK from the coding sequence ATGGCGAAACCGGCGACGATCAAGATCCGTCTGAACTCGACGGCGGGGACCGGGCACTTCTACGTGACCGAGAAGAACGCCCGCACGATGACCGAAAAGATGGTGGTGCGGAAGTACGACCCGGTCAAGCGCGAGCATGTCGAATACAAGGAAGGCAAGATCAAGTAG
- a CDS encoding N-acetylmuramoyl-L-alanine amidase encodes MRITPHPSPNCGPRRGSVKPDLIVLHYTAMATAAAACDRLCDPEAQVSAHYLIAESGAVLELVPEDLRAWHAGVGAWGAVTEVNSRSIGIELANTGSHPFPEPQMRALESLLSDIMTRRVIAPERVIAHSDMAPGRKSDPGPRFDWRRLALAGLSVWPDTGPPGDFAAAARAFGYPDVAPDLLLAAFRLRFRPWARGALDATDASLAADLARRFPVDGSGAAA; translated from the coding sequence ATGCGGATCACGCCGCACCCCTCGCCCAACTGCGGTCCGCGGCGGGGGAGCGTTAAGCCCGACCTGATCGTGCTGCATTACACCGCAATGGCAACGGCCGCAGCCGCCTGTGACAGGCTGTGCGACCCCGAGGCCCAGGTTTCGGCGCATTACCTGATAGCCGAGTCTGGCGCCGTGCTGGAATTGGTGCCCGAAGACCTGCGCGCATGGCATGCCGGGGTGGGGGCCTGGGGGGCGGTGACCGAGGTGAACTCGCGCTCGATCGGGATCGAACTCGCCAACACCGGCAGCCACCCTTTCCCCGAGCCGCAGATGCGCGCGCTGGAATCGCTGCTGTCCGACATCATGACGCGCCGCGTGATTGCGCCCGAACGGGTGATCGCCCATTCCGACATGGCGCCGGGGCGCAAATCCGACCCCGGGCCGCGCTTCGACTGGCGCAGGCTGGCGCTGGCAGGGCTGTCGGTCTGGCCCGACACCGGCCCGCCCGGCGATTTCGCTGCCGCCGCCCGCGCCTTCGGCTACCCCGACGTGGCCCCCGACCTGCTGCTGGCCGCCTTCCGGCTGCGCTTCCGCCCCTGGGCGCGGGGGGCACTGGATGCCACCGACGCAAGCCTGGCCGCCGACCTCGCCCGGCGCTTTCCCGTTGACGGAAGCGGAGCCGCAGCGTAA
- the gatA gene encoding Asp-tRNA(Asn)/Glu-tRNA(Gln) amidotransferase subunit GatA, protein MTHPNELTVAAARDALRKGELSAVDLTMACLTAMDAGDGLGAFVHKTPELALDQARAADARLKVGDAPGICGIPLGIKDLFCTRGVASQAGSNILKGFKPEYESTVTAQLFDAGAVMLGKLNMDEFAMGSSNETSCYGPVVNPWKVDDRNLTPGGSSGGSAAAVAADLCLAALGTDTGGSIRQPAAFTGIVGIKPTYGRVSRWGIVAFASSLDQAGPMTRTVRDAAILLGAMAGHDPKDSTSADLAVPDFEAALTGDIRGKKIGIPREYRMDGMPAEIEKLWADGTAMLKDAGAEIVDISLPHTKYALPAYYVIAPAEASSNLARYDGVRYGHRAKLAQGDGITEMYEKTRAEGFGKEVQRRVMIGTYVLSAGFYDAYYNRARKVRALIKRDFELAFAAGVDAILTPATPSSAFGLGEMANADPVEMYLNDVFTVTVNLAGLPGIAVPVGLDAKGLPLGLQLIGRPWEEADLLNHAYVLEAAAGFVAKPEKWW, encoded by the coding sequence ATGACACATCCGAACGAACTGACCGTCGCCGCCGCGCGCGACGCGCTGCGCAAGGGCGAGTTGAGCGCGGTCGATCTGACCATGGCCTGCCTGACCGCGATGGATGCGGGCGACGGGCTGGGGGCCTTTGTCCACAAGACGCCGGAACTGGCGCTGGATCAGGCGCGGGCGGCGGATGCGCGCCTGAAGGTCGGCGATGCGCCGGGGATCTGCGGCATTCCGCTGGGGATCAAGGATCTGTTCTGCACCAGGGGCGTTGCCTCGCAGGCCGGGTCGAACATCCTCAAGGGGTTCAAGCCGGAATACGAATCGACCGTGACGGCGCAGCTGTTCGATGCCGGGGCGGTGATGCTGGGCAAGCTGAACATGGACGAGTTTGCCATGGGGTCGAGCAACGAGACCTCGTGCTATGGCCCGGTGGTCAACCCGTGGAAGGTCGATGACCGCAACCTGACGCCCGGCGGATCGTCGGGCGGGTCGGCGGCGGCGGTGGCGGCGGACCTCTGTCTGGCGGCGCTGGGCACCGATACGGGCGGCTCGATCCGCCAGCCTGCGGCGTTTACCGGGATCGTGGGAATCAAGCCGACCTACGGGCGAGTCAGCCGTTGGGGCATCGTGGCGTTTGCATCGAGCCTTGATCAGGCGGGGCCGATGACCCGGACGGTGCGTGACGCCGCGATCCTGCTGGGGGCGATGGCTGGGCATGACCCGAAAGACAGCACCAGCGCCGATCTGGCGGTGCCCGACTTCGAGGCGGCGCTGACCGGCGACATCCGGGGCAAAAAGATCGGCATCCCGCGCGAATACCGCATGGACGGGATGCCCGCCGAGATCGAGAAGCTCTGGGCCGACGGCACGGCGATGCTGAAGGATGCCGGGGCCGAAATCGTCGACATCAGCCTGCCGCACACCAAATACGCGCTGCCCGCCTATTACGTCATCGCGCCGGCCGAGGCGTCGAGCAACCTCGCGCGCTATGACGGGGTGCGCTATGGCCACCGCGCGAAGCTGGCGCAGGGCGACGGCATCACCGAGATGTACGAGAAGACCCGCGCCGAAGGCTTCGGCAAGGAAGTGCAGCGCCGCGTGATGATCGGCACCTATGTGCTGTCGGCGGGCTTCTACGACGCCTATTACAACCGCGCCCGCAAGGTGCGCGCCCTGATCAAGCGCGACTTCGAGCTGGCCTTCGCCGCCGGGGTCGATGCCATCCTTACCCCCGCCACGCCGTCGAGCGCCTTCGGGCTGGGCGAGATGGCCAATGCCGACCCGGTCGAGATGTATCTGAACGACGTGTTCACCGTCACGGTGAACCTCGCTGGGCTGCCCGGCATCGCGGTGCCGGTCGGGCTGGATGCCAAAGGTCTGCCGCTTGGGCTGCAACTGATCGGGCGCCCGTGGGAAGAGGCTGACCTGCTCAATCACGCCTATGTGCTGGAAGCGGCGGCGGGCTTTGTGGCAAAGCCCGAAAAATGGTGGTAG
- the gatC gene encoding Asp-tRNA(Asn)/Glu-tRNA(Gln) amidotransferase subunit GatC, with product MSIDIETARRVAKLARIRVEEADLPALAGELSGILTFMEQLNEVDVTGIEPMTSVTPMRLKRRADVVTDGGIQSQILANAPDAREGFFAVPKVVE from the coding sequence ATGTCCATCGACATCGAAACCGCGCGGCGTGTGGCCAAGCTGGCGCGCATCCGCGTCGAGGAGGCCGACCTGCCCGCGCTGGCGGGTGAGCTGTCGGGCATCCTGACCTTCATGGAACAGTTGAACGAGGTTGACGTGACCGGCATCGAGCCGATGACCAGCGTTACCCCGATGCGGCTGAAACGGCGGGCGGATGTGGTGACGGATGGCGGCATCCAGAGCCAGATCCTCGCCAATGCCCCAGATGCGCGGGAAGGCTTCTTTGCGGTGCCGAAGGTGGTGGAATGA
- a CDS encoding ceramidase domain-containing protein, producing the protein MGWFEPVDAYCERLGPDYWAEPLNALTNLAFVVAALVVWPRVRGVPLARALAIVLGAIGVGSWLFHTHANRLTGLMDVLPILGFILLYVYAASRDMLGLKGWQAGLAVLAFFPYAALTVPLWGMVPGLGSSAGYAPVPVLILAYAWLLRRRAPETARGLAAGALVLVASLTFRTLDGPLCGVIPMGTHFLWHLLNAVMLGWMIEVYRRHRHATTRLAAGGTPG; encoded by the coding sequence ATGGGCTGGTTCGAGCCGGTGGATGCCTATTGCGAGCGGCTGGGGCCGGACTACTGGGCCGAGCCGCTGAATGCGCTGACCAATCTGGCTTTTGTCGTGGCGGCGCTGGTGGTCTGGCCCCGGGTGCGGGGGGTGCCGCTGGCGCGGGCGCTGGCCATCGTGCTGGGGGCGATCGGGGTCGGGTCGTGGCTGTTCCACACCCATGCCAACCGGCTGACCGGGCTGATGGACGTGCTGCCGATCCTGGGGTTCATCCTGCTTTATGTCTATGCCGCGAGCCGCGACATGCTGGGGTTGAAGGGCTGGCAGGCGGGGCTGGCGGTGCTCGCGTTCTTTCCCTATGCCGCGCTGACGGTGCCGCTTTGGGGGATGGTGCCCGGCCTCGGGTCGTCGGCGGGCTATGCGCCGGTGCCGGTGCTGATTCTGGCCTATGCGTGGCTGCTGCGGCGGCGGGCGCCCGAAACGGCGCGGGGGCTGGCGGCAGGGGCCTTGGTGCTGGTGGCTTCGCTGACCTTCCGCACGCTGGACGGGCCGCTGTGCGGGGTGATCCCGATGGGAACGCATTTCCTGTGGCACCTGCTGAATGCGGTGATGCTGGGCTGGATGATCGAGGTCTACCGGCGGCATCGCCACGCCACCACCCGTCTTGCAGCGGGGGGCACGCCCGGCTAA
- a CDS encoding metal-dependent hydrolase yields MNITWLGHSGFRIEIESAVLLIDPWLTGNPMFPETRRAEATEGATHVLLTHGHGDHSADALSICKEKAIPLIGTYDLVSWWTGREGIAGTGYNKGGTLDLGGAKVTLVNASHSSSVAGPDGAPVYAGHEAGYMIAGEGHTVYVSGDTDIMADMGWMGELHAPDIGILSAGGLYTMDMKRAAFASRKYFNFKTVIPCHYRTFPALEQNADALRAGLPPGVAVIEPQVLEPITF; encoded by the coding sequence ATGAACATCACCTGGCTCGGCCATTCCGGCTTCCGCATCGAGATCGAATCCGCCGTGCTGCTGATCGACCCCTGGCTGACCGGCAACCCGATGTTCCCCGAAACCCGCCGCGCCGAAGCGACCGAAGGCGCGACCCACGTCCTGCTGACCCACGGCCACGGTGACCATTCCGCCGACGCACTGTCGATCTGCAAGGAGAAGGCGATCCCCCTGATCGGCACCTACGATCTGGTCAGCTGGTGGACCGGGCGCGAAGGCATCGCGGGCACCGGCTACAACAAGGGCGGCACGCTCGATCTCGGCGGGGCGAAGGTGACGCTGGTCAACGCCAGCCATTCCTCCTCGGTCGCGGGGCCGGATGGCGCGCCGGTCTATGCCGGGCACGAGGCGGGCTACATGATCGCGGGCGAAGGGCACACGGTCTATGTCTCGGGCGATACCGACATCATGGCCGACATGGGCTGGATGGGCGAGCTGCACGCCCCCGACATCGGCATCCTGTCGGCGGGCGGCCTCTACACGATGGACATGAAGCGCGCCGCCTTCGCATCGCGCAAGTATTTCAATTTCAAGACCGTGATCCCCTGCCACTACCGCACCTTCCCGGCGCTGGAACAGAACGCCGACGCCCTGCGCGCCGGCCTGCCGCCGGGCGTCGCGGTGATCGAGCCGCAGGTGCTGGAACCGATCACATTCTGA
- a CDS encoding nucleoside deaminase, which yields MSPFRSHMEIALQEARAAASRGEVPVGAVVVSAGGAVVARAGNRTRELCDPSAHAEMLAIRAACAALGQERLTGHDLYVTLEPCPMCAGAISAARIARLYYGAADPKSGGVAQGARVFTHQQCHHVPEVYDGIAAAEAAALLTGFFAGRRPGGDFS from the coding sequence ATGAGCCCGTTTCGCAGCCATATGGAGATTGCCTTGCAGGAGGCCCGCGCGGCAGCCTCGCGCGGCGAGGTGCCGGTGGGGGCGGTGGTGGTCTCGGCCGGCGGTGCGGTGGTGGCGCGGGCGGGCAACCGGACGCGGGAGCTGTGCGACCCCTCGGCTCATGCCGAAATGCTGGCGATAAGGGCGGCCTGTGCCGCGCTGGGGCAGGAGCGGCTGACGGGCCATGATCTTTACGTCACGCTGGAGCCCTGCCCGATGTGCGCCGGGGCGATTTCGGCGGCACGGATCGCGCGGCTCTACTATGGCGCGGCCGACCCCAAGTCGGGCGGGGTGGCGCAGGGGGCGCGGGTGTTCACGCATCAGCAATGCCACCATGTGCCCGAGGTCTATGACGGCATCGCGGCGGCGGAGGCGGCGGCGCTGCTGACCGGGTTTTTCGCGGGGCGGCGGCCGGGGGGGGATTTTTCGTAG
- a CDS encoding pseudouridine synthase, with amino-acid sequence MTDPAKPAPPPAPPKAPAGERIAKVLSRAGIASRREAERMIELGQVAVNGRVIDSPALNVTPQDRITVEGKPVAAPEPARLWLYYKPEGLVTSASDEKGRATVFERLPEDMPRVMSIGRLDLNSEGLLLLTNDGELKRRLELPATGWLRKYRVRIKGNPTDADLEPLRTGITVEGERFQPMIAIIDRIQGANAWLTIGLREGKNREIRRAMFALNLTVNRLIRVSYGPFRLGDMEPGDVAEVRGKVLRDQLGYDPTEDDAPEIKGAKPRLRPKPGGGDAEARPARPGGTKPRLLPKAKPTGRPTRAAGPAERAAAATPKPQTRTPRGPATPRTALPAEDPAKPQRGPKSRSGAAPRKPAPKGPPRGPAKR; translated from the coding sequence ATGACCGACCCCGCAAAACCCGCACCGCCCCCCGCACCGCCCAAAGCCCCGGCAGGCGAACGCATCGCCAAGGTGCTGTCGCGTGCGGGCATCGCCTCGCGCCGCGAGGCCGAACGGATGATCGAGCTGGGCCAGGTCGCGGTCAACGGGCGCGTCATCGACAGCCCGGCGCTGAACGTGACGCCGCAGGACCGCATCACCGTCGAGGGCAAGCCGGTCGCCGCCCCCGAACCCGCGCGCCTCTGGCTCTATTACAAGCCCGAGGGGCTGGTGACGTCGGCCTCCGACGAAAAGGGCCGCGCCACGGTGTTCGAGCGCCTGCCCGAGGACATGCCGCGTGTCATGTCGATCGGGCGGCTCGACCTCAACTCCGAAGGGCTGCTGCTCCTGACCAACGACGGCGAGCTGAAGCGGCGGCTGGAACTGCCCGCCACCGGCTGGCTGCGCAAGTACCGGGTGCGGATCAAGGGCAACCCGACCGATGCCGACCTCGAACCGCTGCGCACCGGCATCACGGTCGAAGGCGAGCGGTTCCAGCCGATGATCGCCATCATCGACCGCATACAGGGCGCAAACGCGTGGCTGACCATCGGCCTGCGCGAGGGCAAGAACCGCGAGATCCGCCGCGCCATGTTCGCGCTGAACCTGACGGTCAACCGGCTGATCCGGGTCAGCTACGGCCCGTTCCGTCTGGGCGACATGGAGCCCGGCGACGTGGCAGAGGTGCGCGGCAAGGTGCTGCGCGACCAGCTGGGCTACGACCCGACCGAAGATGACGCGCCAGAGATCAAGGGTGCCAAGCCGCGCCTGCGCCCCAAACCCGGCGGCGGCGACGCCGAAGCCAGGCCCGCCCGGCCCGGCGGCACCAAGCCGCGCCTGCTGCCCAAGGCCAAACCCACCGGCCGCCCCACGCGCGCCGCGGGCCCCGCCGAACGCGCCGCCGCCGCCACACCCAAGCCGCAAACCCGCACCCCGCGCGGCCCGGCCACCCCCCGCACGGCGCTTCCGGCCGAAGACCCGGCGAAACCGCAGCGCGGCCCCAAATCCCGCTCCGGGGCCGCCCCCCGCAAACCTGCCCCCAAGGGGCCCCCGCGCGGCCCGGCGAAACGCTGA
- a CDS encoding 5-bromo-4-chloroindolyl phosphate hydrolysis family protein, whose product MAQRFGGKYSRDGKSPQPGGPAPGAFTGKRRSAAGLRSNLLFFVPFVFLFSAFRSDPAGLVLGLAAAGLMILAAWLTREGILAQEAWEARRVARRPAFPRKIAGSVLMGAGLVAGGLMAGQGIVFPLLFGLIGAALHLFAFGPDPLRDKGMEGIDTFQTDRVARAVDEAEKHLTAMRAAILRAGDRQMEARVDRFAATARTLFRSVEGDPGDLTAARKYLGVYLMGARDATVKFADLYPRHRDPLVRAKYDALLTDLETNFAARTTALLSNDRTNLDVEIEVLRERLQRGS is encoded by the coding sequence ATGGCACAGCGTTTCGGCGGCAAATACAGCCGCGACGGCAAGTCCCCGCAACCCGGCGGCCCGGCGCCCGGCGCCTTCACCGGCAAGCGCCGCTCGGCGGCGGGCCTGCGCTCCAACCTGCTGTTCTTCGTGCCGTTCGTCTTCCTGTTCAGCGCCTTCCGGTCAGACCCGGCCGGGCTGGTGCTGGGCCTGGCCGCCGCCGGGCTGATGATCCTTGCCGCCTGGCTGACGCGCGAGGGCATCCTTGCGCAAGAGGCGTGGGAGGCCCGCCGCGTCGCCCGCCGCCCGGCCTTTCCGCGCAAGATCGCAGGCTCGGTGCTGATGGGCGCGGGGCTGGTCGCGGGTGGCCTGATGGCGGGGCAGGGCATCGTCTTTCCCCTGCTGTTCGGCCTGATCGGCGCCGCGCTGCATCTTTTCGCCTTTGGTCCCGACCCGCTGCGCGACAAGGGCATGGAGGGCATCGACACCTTCCAGACCGACCGCGTCGCCCGCGCGGTTGACGAGGCCGAAAAGCACCTGACAGCGATGAGGGCTGCGATCCTGCGCGCGGGCGACCGCCAGATGGAGGCGCGGGTCGACCGCTTCGCCGCCACCGCCCGCACCCTGTTCCGCAGCGTCGAGGGCGACCCCGGCGACCTGACGGCGGCGCGCAAGTATCTGGGCGTCTACCTGATGGGCGCGCGCGACGCGACGGTGAAGTTCGCCGACCTCTACCCCCGGCACCGCGACCCGCTGGTGCGCGCCAAATACGACGCGCTGCTGACCGACCTGGAAACCAACTTTGCCGCCCGTACCACCGCCCTGCTGTCGAACGACCGGACCAACCTCGATGTCGAAATCGAGGTTCTGCGCGAAAGGCTGCAACGGGGGTCGTGA
- a CDS encoding toxic anion resistance protein, whose protein sequence is MTNSIRSEAALALAEVEKVTAVVLPEPGREIVPLAAAPAPQAEAIRKRMAELDMGNTQSIISFGSAAQAELQVISQEMLADVKNKDVGPAGDSLRDIVTTIRGFSVSELDVRRKASWWERLMGRSAPFANFVARFETVQGQIDKITENLLTHEHKLLKDIKSLDILYARTLDFYNELALYIAAGEAKLADIDAHDIPAREAAVAAAAESDQVMKAQELRDLRAARDDLERRVHDLKLTRQVTMQSLPSIRLVQENDKSLVTKINSTLMNTVPLWETQLAQSVTIQRSREAAESIRAANDLTNELLTANAENLQQTNRVVRQEMERGVFDIEAVKKANATLIATINESLAIADEGKVKRAAAEIDLKKMESELRDTLASARSRATGLGDTAGTSVPRA, encoded by the coding sequence ATGACCAACTCCATCCGCAGCGAGGCCGCCCTGGCCCTGGCCGAAGTCGAAAAGGTAACCGCCGTCGTGCTGCCCGAACCGGGCCGCGAGATCGTGCCGCTGGCTGCCGCCCCCGCGCCGCAGGCCGAGGCGATCCGCAAGCGGATGGCCGAGCTTGACATGGGCAACACCCAGTCGATCATCAGCTTCGGATCCGCCGCGCAGGCCGAACTGCAGGTGATCAGCCAGGAAATGCTGGCCGACGTGAAGAACAAGGATGTGGGCCCCGCGGGCGACAGCCTGCGCGACATCGTGACCACGATCCGCGGCTTCTCGGTTTCCGAGCTTGACGTGCGCCGCAAGGCAAGCTGGTGGGAACGGCTGATGGGCCGCTCTGCCCCCTTCGCCAACTTTGTTGCCCGTTTCGAAACGGTGCAGGGCCAGATCGACAAGATCACCGAAAACCTGCTGACGCATGAACACAAGCTGTTGAAGGACATCAAGTCGCTCGACATCCTCTATGCCCGCACGCTCGACTTCTACAACGAGCTGGCGCTTTACATCGCGGCGGGCGAGGCGAAGCTGGCCGACATCGACGCGCATGACATTCCGGCCCGCGAGGCGGCGGTGGCCGCCGCCGCCGAATCCGATCAGGTGATGAAGGCGCAGGAACTGCGCGACCTGCGCGCCGCGCGCGACGACCTCGAACGCCGGGTGCATGACCTGAAACTGACCCGGCAGGTCACCATGCAGTCGCTGCCCTCGATCCGGCTGGTGCAGGAAAACGACAAGAGCCTTGTCACCAAGATCAACTCCACCCTGATGAACACCGTGCCGCTGTGGGAAACCCAGCTTGCGCAGTCGGTCACCATCCAGCGCTCGCGCGAGGCGGCCGAATCGATCCGCGCCGCCAATGACCTGACCAACGAACTGCTGACCGCCAACGCCGAAAACCTGCAACAGACCAACCGCGTCGTGCGGCAGGAAATGGAACGCGGCGTGTTCGACATCGAGGCGGTCAAGAAGGCCAACGCCACCCTGATCGCCACGATCAACGAAAGCCTGGCCATTGCCGACGAAGGCAAGGTCAAGCGCGCCGCCGCCGAAATCGACCTGAAGAAGATGGAATCCGAACTGCGCGACACGCTGGCTTCGGCCCGCTCGCGTGCGACGGGGCTGGGCGACACCGCCGGCACTTCCGTCCCGAGAGCCTGA